The window AGTATCAGCAAAAGTAATATTGTTGATGTATTTTTCTTTGATGATGTGGATGTATGGCACAAATGTAAGATTACTTATATTGTGGCTGATGCTGACAGTGGCAAAGAGAAAAAAGTAACCCAATACATGTTGGTCACTGCACATAATGTCAAGGAAGCATATGATCGGATTTACGAAAGTTTGAACAATATGCTTGTAAGTTTCAATGTCCCGGATATTTCAGAAAGTCCAATTGTAGAAATATTCCCGTACGAAAAAGACGACGAAGAACTAAATCCTGCAATCCCTGATAATTTAAAACCACTTTCTGAAGTGGAAGAGAGCAGTGCGAATGTAGAAGATAGCCAATCTTAACAAAAATCTTTAAATAATACTTAGTGCATTCTTGATAAAAAATCTAGTATGCCTTTCAAAAAAACACGATCCGAGGTTGCCTAAGGCTTACCTCGGATTTTTTTTACCTCCCGGCAATACCTTAATTACCTATATGGTTAATTTCCACCCCCTATTTTAATGTATAGCAGAGATTGGCTTGTAAAGATTAAATTTACTGTGGATTCTTAATTTCAATACTATTCAAACAGCTGAGCGCTCCACAATAAAATATTTCTAAGAACTTCTTGATCTGTATCAAGTTATTTATCGTAAATGATAAACAACTTCGAAAGCACAAATCAAAATGTTTTAACCTCATACGAACTACATTTTGCTTTATATATTTAGAACTTATTACTAACTTGTCAGGAGCATATTGAAAATTAAGAAATTATGAAAAGTTTTGCATCATTTTTAATTTGCATCTTTTTATTGTCAATGAACCCAATTTTAGCCCAAGATAGCCGAACAGATAGAATAGGTATTGGCGTTGGACCATCTTTTATGTATGGAGACAATACAGGTGTTCACAGTAAGTTTAAATTTAAGGTATTACCTGCCCTATCACTGGATTATCATAAAAAAATCAATCCTTTCTTTGATGTAAAAGGTACCCTTGGTTGGCAATTGGTAAGCAGTGGAGATCATTATACTCAAGAATTGAAAGAATCCATTTCAAATGCTAACCAGCCTTATGGTTTTTCAGGAAGTGTGCTGTTTGGGGACATAATGCCTATATATCATTTCAACCCAAACTTAAGCGGTTATATCCCTTCCCTAATAAAGGTTTACAGTGGCCTAGGCTTGGGGTACTTCTACTCAAGTCGGACTGATGAAAAATTCATTTTGGATGAATCAATGAATCGTATCGAAAGCTATAAAGCCTCTGATTCAGGAATTTACATCCCATTTAGGGTTGGAGCTTTTAAAGACCTAAAATCTGATGCTGATATTGGTTTAGAAGCCACCTTCATTTACAGCCCTTTTAGTGAACTTGACGGAAATGATCTTCAACAAAAACGAATCAGCGCAGATATGCTGATGCAATTCCAGTTTTTTTACAGAGTTCATATTGGACAAAGGTATCGATGAAGCTTTTTCCGACAGCTAGGCACATAATAACCCCTTCAAAATATTCCAATGCTACAATTTAAAGGAGCCCTACTTAAGTCACGTATTCAAAAAATAAATTTTTAACACCTCCTAGTCTCAAAGAATTTTTTGCTGATCTCGGATAAATAAAACGATACTGAATTTTATAACCGGAAGAATATCAATCAGTTTTGAGATTACAACGAAGTATCTGTTGGGTAAAATTTAAAACAGCAATGAAGTGGCTAGTTATTGATTAATTTCCGTGCGAAATAGCTTGTTGATTGTATGATTCAGGATAAATCGGCTTTGTTACCCAGGACTTATTTAACTTAAAATCAAATAAATTTTTTAAAAAGACTATATCTTTCTAGATTTAAAAAATCTTCACATCCCGATAACCTATGAAAATTAATAGTTATGTTTTGTTTCTCTCTCTAGTCGCAGCCTTGGGAGGGTTT of the Cyclobacterium marinum DSM 745 genome contains:
- a CDS encoding DUF4494 domain-containing protein gives rise to the protein MRTWFLCKVKYAKENEEGLLKNVSEQYLVDAVSFTEAEARIYDMLGSVIRGDFQVTSISKSNIVDVFFFDDVDVWHKCKITYIVADADSGKEKKVTQYMLVTAHNVKEAYDRIYESLNNMLVSFNVPDISESPIVEIFPYEKDDEELNPAIPDNLKPLSEVEESSANVEDSQS